The following coding sequences are from one Betaproteobacteria bacterium window:
- a CDS encoding response regulator transcription factor gives MPHTTPALTLLVVDDEPLARARLRELLADIAPSLPNTCVGEAGNGLEALDFLRHTPVDVVLADIRMPGMDGIELAGHLGGLEDGPAVIFTTAYDGYAVQAFDLNAIDYLLKPVRAQRLLAALQKLHPVRGKTGEALQAIGREMRGSGRSHLSCHERGRLLLVPVADVLYFKADLKYVTARTREREYLLDDALTHLEQEFAERFLRLHRAVLVARDALAGFERTAGDDAEAYGWALVRGVPDRLPVSRRQWAVARALATAG, from the coding sequence ATGCCGCACACGACCCCAGCCCTGACCCTCCTGGTAGTGGACGACGAGCCCCTGGCCCGCGCACGCCTGCGGGAACTCCTGGCCGACATCGCCCCCAGCCTGCCCAACACCTGCGTGGGTGAGGCGGGCAACGGCCTGGAAGCCCTCGACTTTCTCCGCCATACGCCGGTGGATGTCGTCCTGGCCGACATCCGCATGCCCGGCATGGACGGTATCGAACTGGCCGGCCATCTGGGGGGGCTGGAGGACGGCCCGGCGGTGATCTTCACCACGGCCTACGACGGCTACGCGGTGCAGGCCTTCGACCTCAACGCCATCGACTACCTGCTCAAACCGGTGCGGGCGCAGCGGCTCCTGGCTGCCCTGCAGAAGCTGCATCCGGTGCGTGGCAAGACGGGAGAGGCGCTCCAGGCCATCGGTCGCGAGATGCGTGGCAGCGGGCGCAGCCATCTTTCCTGCCACGAGCGGGGGCGGCTGCTCCTGGTGCCGGTGGCGGATGTGCTCTATTTCAAGGCCGATCTCAAATACGTCACCGCCCGTACCCGGGAGCGCGAGTATCTGCTCGACGACGCCCTGACCCACCTGGAGCAGGAATTTGCCGAGCGCTTCCTGCGTCTGCACCGGGCGGTCCTGGTGGCGCGCGATGCCCTGGCCGGCTTCGAGCGGACCGCGGGGGACGACGCCGAGGCTTACGGCTGGGCCCTGGTGCGCGGCGTGCCCGACCGCCTGCCGGTGAGCCGCCGCCAGTGGGCGGTGGCGCGGGCCCTGGCCACCGCCGGTTAG
- a CDS encoding histidine kinase → MIRQIQAVHPLPDWRNLGVVLRVLLGGNALALGAALLQSPDLRGWPWRFVELSALVEPLLLISLGIVAGARDVLWKLPPRAAQATVVGLAAGLAALQSDLWAWIGLDQGTPWESLRAALIAGGGAALLLAYFDLRLRAISPSMSEARLSALNARIRPHFLFNSLNAVLSLIRAEPRRAEEALESLSDLFRAALRDPAERVPLSDEIALARQYLDLERLRLGERLHVRWEVADLPLDEAIPPLMLQPLLENAVYHGIEPRPQGGTIDIAFSRRADELLIVIANPAGGGGHARGNHMAVANIRERLALYYDLEARLDIEEGTDVYRVLIHLPCRTRPQP, encoded by the coding sequence ATGATAAGGCAAATCCAGGCGGTTCATCCCCTGCCGGACTGGCGCAATCTCGGGGTCGTGTTGCGTGTGCTGCTTGGAGGCAACGCCCTGGCCCTGGGTGCGGCCCTCCTGCAAAGCCCCGATCTGCGCGGCTGGCCCTGGCGCTTCGTCGAGCTGTCTGCCCTGGTGGAGCCCTTGCTGCTCATCAGCCTGGGCATCGTCGCCGGGGCGCGGGATGTGTTGTGGAAGCTGCCTCCCCGTGCCGCCCAGGCGACGGTGGTGGGGCTCGCCGCGGGACTCGCCGCCCTGCAGAGCGACCTGTGGGCCTGGATCGGCCTCGACCAGGGAACCCCCTGGGAGAGCCTGCGCGCGGCCCTCATCGCGGGGGGCGGGGCGGCGCTTCTGTTGGCTTATTTCGACCTGCGCTTGCGGGCCATTTCACCGTCCATGAGCGAAGCGCGTCTTTCGGCGCTCAACGCCCGCATCCGGCCCCACTTTCTCTTCAATTCCCTCAACGCCGTGCTGTCCCTCATCCGGGCGGAGCCGCGGCGGGCTGAGGAGGCGCTGGAGTCCCTGTCGGATCTCTTTCGCGCGGCCCTGCGGGATCCGGCGGAGCGGGTGCCCCTGTCGGATGAAATTGCCCTGGCCCGCCAGTACCTCGACCTGGAGCGCCTGCGCCTGGGCGAACGTCTGCACGTGCGGTGGGAGGTGGCCGATCTCCCCCTGGACGAGGCGATTCCGCCCCTCATGCTCCAGCCCCTGCTGGAAAACGCCGTCTATCACGGCATCGAGCCGCGGCCGCAAGGGGGCACCATCGACATCGCCTTCTCCCGCCGCGCCGATGAACTGCTCATCGTCATCGCCAACCCGGCGGGCGGCGGCGGTCACGCCCGGGGCAACCACATGGCGGTGGCCAACATCCGCGAACGCCTCGCCCTGTATTACGATCTGGAAGCCCGCCTCGACATCGAGGAAGGCACCGATGTCTACCGCGTCCTCATTCACCTGCCATGCCGCACACGACCCCAGCCCTGA
- the argH gene encoding argininosuccinate lyase, with the protein MTSNAAQYTWAGRFSEPVSDLVKRYTASVDFDRRMWRQDIRGSLAHARMLARQGIIAAADLADIERGMAQVATEIESGVFEWSLDLEDVHLNIEKRLTALVGDAGKRLHTGRSRNDQVATDIRLYLRDAIDDILGLIRAFRSALLDLAEKEAATPMPGFTHLQVAQPVTFGHHMLAYFEMFGRDGERFADCRKRTNRLPLGAAALAGTTYPIDREFVAAELGFEGVCENSLDAVSDRDFAIEFCAACALLMTHISRLSEELVMWMSPRVGFIQIADRFCTGSSIMPQKKNPDVPELARGKTGRVTGHLVALLTLMKSQPLAYNKDNQEDKEPLFDAVDTVTDTLRIFADMAGGITVRADNMRAALSQGFATATDLADYLAKKGLPFRDAHEAVGHAVKAAEQKGVDLPQLALAELQAFSPLIGEDVFAVLTVEGSLASRKHIGGTAPDQVKAAILRARGRLADD; encoded by the coding sequence ATGACTTCCAACGCTGCACAATACACCTGGGCCGGCCGCTTCTCCGAACCCGTCTCCGATCTCGTCAAACGCTACACGGCCTCGGTGGATTTCGACCGCCGCATGTGGCGCCAGGACATCCGCGGCTCCCTGGCCCACGCGCGCATGCTGGCCCGGCAGGGCATCATCGCCGCCGCCGACCTGGCCGACATCGAGCGGGGCATGGCCCAGGTGGCGACCGAGATCGAATCCGGTGTCTTCGAGTGGTCCCTCGATCTGGAAGACGTGCACCTCAATATCGAGAAGCGCCTCACGGCCCTGGTCGGCGATGCAGGCAAGCGCCTGCATACCGGCCGCTCGCGCAACGACCAGGTGGCCACCGACATCCGCCTCTACCTGCGCGACGCCATCGACGACATCCTCGGCCTCATCCGTGCCTTCCGCAGCGCCCTCCTCGATCTGGCCGAGAAGGAAGCCGCCACCCCCATGCCCGGCTTCACCCACCTCCAGGTCGCCCAGCCGGTGACCTTCGGCCACCACATGCTGGCCTATTTCGAGATGTTCGGCCGCGACGGCGAACGCTTCGCCGACTGCCGCAAACGCACCAATCGCCTGCCCCTGGGCGCCGCCGCCCTGGCCGGCACCACCTACCCCATCGACCGGGAATTCGTCGCCGCCGAACTCGGCTTCGAGGGAGTCTGCGAAAACTCCCTGGACGCCGTTTCCGACCGGGACTTCGCCATCGAATTCTGTGCCGCCTGCGCCCTGCTCATGACCCACATCAGCCGCCTTTCCGAGGAACTGGTGATGTGGATGAGCCCCCGGGTCGGCTTCATCCAGATCGCCGACCGCTTCTGTACCGGCTCCTCGATCATGCCCCAGAAGAAAAACCCGGACGTGCCGGAGCTGGCCCGGGGCAAGACCGGCCGGGTGACCGGCCATCTCGTCGCCCTGCTCACCTTGATGAAGTCCCAGCCCCTGGCCTACAACAAGGATAATCAGGAGGACAAGGAGCCCCTCTTCGACGCCGTGGATACCGTCACCGACACCTTGCGCATCTTCGCCGACATGGCCGGTGGCATCACGGTCCGCGCCGACAACATGAGAGCGGCACTGAGCCAGGGCTTCGCCACCGCCACCGATCTGGCCGACTACCTGGCCAAAAAGGGCCTGCCCTTCCGCGACGCCCACGAGGCCGTCGGCCATGCCGTCAAGGCCGCCGAGCAGAAGGGCGTGGATCTGCCGCAACTGGCCCTGGCCGAGTTGCAAGCTTTCTCGCCCCTGATTGGCGAGGATGTTTTTGCCGTGCTCACCGTCGAGGGTTCGCTCGCCTCCCGCAAGCACATCGGTGGCACCGCCCCGGACCAGGTCAAGGCCGCCATCCTCCGCGCCCGCGGGCGCCTCGCGGATGATTAA
- a CDS encoding protein kinase produces MIKKLGKYEIIRELGQGATSTVYLGLDPFAQRDVAIKVATPEALRDPDRSRVYSHLFLNEASLVGKLDHPHIVQIFDAVVADTLSYIVMEFVPGGTLEAHARPRDLLPVERVIEIVFKCTRALDHAFRLGITHRDIKPANILMSPQSDIKISDFGAAITRENLERTQVSGIGSPAYMSPEQVQEQPLDHRTDIYSLGVVLYQLLTGELPFQASTSYSMIYQIIHTQASEPSFLRPELPPALDTVVARAMAKDVHARYQTWEHFAHDLAQAARKRSLRTRKFELPATEKFDLLRAMPFFQDFPDPELWEVLGFAQWERIPAETHIVRDGDEGSFFCLLIGGELKVAKNGRVLNLLSPGDCFGEMAVVTRRGGPRTADVIALSTANVVTIHRSALEGASESCRMHFYQGFLEVLANRLTVANQRLTAV; encoded by the coding sequence ATGATTAAGAAACTCGGCAAATACGAAATCATCCGCGAGCTGGGGCAGGGCGCCACCAGCACCGTGTACCTGGGGCTCGACCCCTTCGCCCAGCGGGACGTGGCCATCAAGGTGGCCACCCCCGAAGCCCTGCGCGACCCGGATCGCAGCCGGGTCTATTCCCACCTGTTTCTCAACGAAGCCTCCCTGGTCGGCAAGCTCGACCATCCACACATCGTCCAGATTTTCGACGCGGTGGTGGCGGACACCTTGTCCTACATCGTCATGGAATTCGTGCCCGGCGGCACACTGGAAGCCCACGCCCGGCCCCGGGATCTGCTGCCGGTGGAGCGGGTCATCGAAATCGTCTTCAAATGCACCCGGGCCCTGGACCACGCCTTCCGCCTCGGCATCACCCATCGCGACATCAAGCCGGCCAACATCCTCATGTCGCCGCAGTCCGACATCAAGATTTCCGACTTCGGCGCCGCCATCACCCGGGAAAACCTGGAGCGTACCCAGGTCTCGGGCATCGGCTCACCCGCCTATATGTCGCCGGAGCAGGTGCAGGAGCAGCCCCTGGACCACCGCACCGACATCTACTCCCTGGGGGTCGTCCTTTACCAGTTGCTGACCGGAGAGCTTCCCTTCCAGGCCAGCACCAGCTACAGCATGATCTACCAGATCATCCACACCCAGGCCTCCGAACCCTCCTTCCTGCGCCCGGAACTTCCCCCCGCCCTGGACACCGTCGTGGCGCGGGCCATGGCCAAGGATGTGCACGCCCGCTACCAGACCTGGGAGCACTTCGCCCACGATCTGGCCCAGGCGGCCCGTAAGCGCTCGCTGCGCACGCGCAAGTTCGAGCTTCCCGCCACGGAGAAATTCGACCTGCTGCGGGCCATGCCCTTCTTTCAGGATTTTCCAGACCCGGAGCTCTGGGAGGTTCTCGGTTTCGCCCAGTGGGAGCGGATTCCGGCTGAAACCCACATCGTCCGGGACGGCGACGAGGGCAGCTTTTTCTGCCTTCTCATCGGGGGCGAACTCAAGGTGGCCAAGAATGGCCGCGTCCTCAACCTGCTTTCCCCGGGGGATTGCTTCGGCGAGATGGCCGTCGTCACGCGGCGGGGAGGCCCCCGCACGGCCGACGTCATCGCCCTGAGCACCGCCAACGTGGTGACCATCCACCGCAGCGCCCTGGAAGGCGCCAGCGAGTCCTGCCGCATGCACTTCTACCAGGGTTTCCTGGAAGTGCTGGCCAACCGGCTCACCGTGGCCAATCAGCGACTGACCGCGGTCTGA
- the grxD gene encoding Grx4 family monothiol glutaredoxin: MSDNVQQRIHATVTGHPVVLYMKGTAQFPQCGFSATAVQILRTCGVQEFVTVNVLEDADIRQGIKDYANWPTIPQLYVKGEFVGGCDIMREMYQAGELQKLLEGTSAG, from the coding sequence ATGTCCGACAACGTTCAGCAGCGCATCCACGCCACCGTCACCGGTCATCCGGTGGTCCTTTACATGAAGGGGACGGCTCAGTTTCCCCAGTGCGGTTTTTCCGCCACCGCGGTGCAAATCCTCAGGACCTGCGGGGTGCAGGAATTCGTGACGGTCAATGTCCTGGAAGACGCCGACATCCGCCAGGGCATCAAGGACTACGCCAACTGGCCGACCATCCCCCAGTTGTACGTGAAGGGGGAGTTCGTCGGGGGTTGCGACATCATGCGCGAGATGTACCAGGCCGGTGAATTGCAGAAACTCCTCGAGGGGACTTCCGCCGGCTGA
- the prmC gene encoding peptide chain release factor N(5)-glutamine methyltransferase codes for MILTRGAAWRRAAELIDRLDARLIVQHAAACSHADLIARPEKVLTEDQGVWLDSLVARRQAGEPLAYLLGRAGFFGREFAVTPAVLIPRPETEGLVERALKTLVGMAEPHILDLGTGSGVIAVTLALERPGARVVAVDLSPEALVVAADNAAALGAAVDFRAGDWYGPLPGERFDLVVANPPYIEFDDPHLDHDGLPFEPQGALTDGVAGGDGLAAVRTVVRGAPAHLRPGGWLWFEHGHDQGAACRNLLRGAGFKDVLTQTDLAGSERISGGQI; via the coding sequence GTGATCCTCACGCGGGGCGCTGCCTGGCGTCGGGCCGCAGAGCTTATCGACCGGCTCGACGCGCGCCTCATCGTCCAGCATGCCGCCGCGTGCAGCCATGCCGACCTGATCGCGCGTCCCGAGAAGGTGCTCACCGAGGACCAGGGGGTGTGGCTCGATTCCCTCGTCGCGCGGCGGCAAGCGGGGGAACCCCTGGCCTACCTGCTGGGCCGGGCGGGTTTTTTTGGCCGTGAGTTCGCCGTCACCCCGGCGGTGCTGATTCCCCGCCCGGAGACCGAGGGGCTGGTGGAACGGGCTCTCAAGACCTTGGTCGGTATGGCCGAGCCGCATATCCTCGACCTGGGGACGGGTTCCGGCGTCATCGCGGTCACGCTCGCCCTGGAGCGGCCCGGAGCCCGGGTGGTGGCGGTGGACCTCTCCCCCGAAGCCCTGGTGGTGGCGGCCGACAATGCCGCGGCCCTCGGGGCGGCGGTGGATTTTCGCGCCGGCGATTGGTACGGCCCCTTGCCCGGCGAGCGTTTCGACCTGGTGGTGGCCAATCCCCCCTATATCGAATTCGACGACCCCCATCTGGACCACGATGGCCTGCCCTTCGAACCCCAGGGCGCCCTGACCGACGGTGTGGCGGGGGGCGACGGCCTGGCCGCCGTGCGGACCGTGGTACGGGGGGCGCCGGCCCACCTGCGGCCCGGTGGCTGGCTGTGGTTCGAGCACGGTCATGACCAGGGCGCCGCATGCCGGAACTTATTGCGGGGTGCGGGCTTCAAAGACGTGCTCACGCAAACCGATCTCGCCGGCAGTGAGCGCATCAGCGGCGGCCAGATTTGA
- the prfA gene encoding peptide chain release factor 1, with product MKASIRLKLDHLSDRLEEIDLLLASETATADMEQFRRLSRERAELEPVVARYGDFRRAEGDLAEAQNLLADPDLREFAEEEMSVARARLPELEIDLQKLLLPRDPDDERSVILEIRAGTGGEESALFSGDLFRMYSRFAERQRWEVEVLSANQSDLGGYREIICRIAGFGAYSRLKFESGGHRVQRVPETETQGRIHTSACTVAVMPEADAVGEVELNPADLRIDTFRASGAGGQHINKTDSAVRITHLPTGIVAECQDGRSQHANKASALRVLAARIKDVQVRAQQSRIASTRKSLIGSGDRSERIRTYNFPQGRLTDHRINLTLYKLAAILDGDLDELLAALANEHQAEQLSALAEQG from the coding sequence ATGAAGGCCAGCATTCGCCTCAAGCTCGACCACCTGTCCGACCGCCTGGAGGAAATCGATCTCCTGTTGGCCTCCGAGACCGCGACCGCCGACATGGAGCAGTTCCGCCGCCTTTCCCGGGAGCGGGCCGAGTTGGAGCCCGTCGTCGCCCGTTACGGCGACTTCCGCCGCGCCGAAGGCGATCTGGCCGAGGCGCAGAACCTCCTGGCCGATCCGGACCTGAGGGAGTTTGCCGAGGAAGAAATGTCCGTCGCCCGGGCGCGCCTGCCCGAGCTGGAAATCGATCTTCAGAAGTTGCTCCTGCCCCGGGATCCCGACGACGAACGCAGCGTCATTCTGGAAATCCGCGCTGGAACCGGGGGCGAGGAGTCGGCCCTGTTCTCGGGCGACCTCTTTCGCATGTATTCGCGCTTTGCCGAGCGTCAGCGCTGGGAGGTGGAAGTGCTTTCGGCCAACCAATCCGACCTGGGGGGCTACCGGGAAATCATCTGCCGCATCGCTGGCTTCGGGGCCTACTCTCGGCTCAAGTTCGAATCCGGCGGGCATCGCGTGCAGCGCGTTCCGGAGACCGAAACCCAGGGGCGCATCCATACTTCGGCCTGTACGGTCGCCGTGATGCCCGAGGCCGACGCGGTCGGCGAGGTGGAACTCAACCCGGCCGATCTGCGCATCGACACCTTTCGTGCCTCCGGGGCCGGGGGGCAGCATATCAACAAGACCGATTCCGCCGTGCGCATCACCCACCTGCCTACCGGCATCGTCGCCGAATGCCAGGACGGGCGCTCCCAGCACGCCAACAAGGCTTCCGCCCTGCGCGTGCTGGCGGCGCGCATCAAGGACGTGCAGGTGCGGGCGCAGCAGAGCCGCATCGCCAGCACCCGCAAGAGCCTCATCGGTTCCGGGGACCGCTCCGAACGTATCCGGACCTACAACTTCCCCCAGGGTCGGCTCACCGATCACCGCATCAACCTGACCCTGTACAAACTGGCCGCCATCCTGGACGGCGACCTGGACGAACTCCTGGCGGCCTTGGCCAACGAGCACCAGGCCGAGCAGCTCTCGGCGCTCGCGGAGCAGGGGTGA
- a CDS encoding diguanylate cyclase encodes MPPVSNALLAVAETLERRWQDYLERGVFDAFVEFTLSLNGLAEHLARQQMPGLVRACQELENTALSLFGSGVPHPLDSDRSGIIDRQLGAILRELRRHETPAVTSRRGSEASLGHEGAWSRPRRVLIVAAPQHPWSTALAEQLEFFGFQPSSMRWEDSQSDAETPLAVVFIPDREGDYGPEAVATIRLLRSEFPASTFYCLSVPGALGAIIDLQRAGADICVPTGDKLTDLVSRILDLVQAREQHVARVLVVEDSATATAHIRRSLSQHGIDSEAISDPRLLLEATARYRPDLVLMDMYMPYCTGVEVTRALRQLREFQALPVVYLSSETDIVQQVEALRLGGDQFLTKPVNPVVLAAVVKTKIERYREMLHSGRHDSLTGLLNHTAAKARLDELVRSAGGEPVTVAMIDIDRFKSINDTYGHPVGDQVIRSLAWLLRGRLRSSDLIGRYGGEEFILALPGTDGGRAKALLDRIREDFSELPLAHGNGTLRATFSCGLASKADAEDSELLITAADEALLVAKRSGRNLVISALPRPVARAKI; translated from the coding sequence ATGCCCCCCGTCTCAAACGCCCTACTCGCCGTTGCGGAAACCCTGGAAAGGCGCTGGCAGGACTATCTCGAACGCGGCGTCTTCGACGCCTTCGTCGAATTCACCCTGTCTCTCAATGGTCTCGCCGAGCACCTCGCCCGCCAGCAGATGCCCGGGCTGGTGCGCGCCTGCCAGGAACTCGAAAATACGGCCCTGAGCCTCTTCGGCAGCGGGGTTCCCCACCCCCTGGACAGCGACCGCAGCGGCATCATCGACCGCCAGTTGGGCGCCATCCTGCGCGAGTTGCGCCGCCATGAAACGCCGGCCGTCACCAGCCGACGGGGCAGCGAAGCCTCCCTGGGCCACGAAGGCGCCTGGAGCCGGCCGCGCCGCGTTCTCATCGTCGCCGCCCCGCAGCACCCCTGGAGCACCGCTCTCGCCGAGCAACTGGAATTTTTCGGCTTCCAGCCCAGCAGCATGCGCTGGGAAGACAGCCAGTCCGACGCCGAAACACCCCTCGCCGTCGTCTTCATCCCGGACCGGGAAGGCGACTACGGCCCGGAGGCGGTGGCCACCATCCGCCTGTTGCGCTCGGAATTCCCCGCCAGCACCTTCTACTGCCTCTCGGTTCCCGGCGCCCTGGGCGCCATCATCGACTTGCAGCGCGCCGGGGCAGACATCTGCGTCCCGACGGGCGACAAGCTGACCGATCTGGTCTCCCGCATCCTCGATCTGGTCCAGGCCCGCGAGCAGCACGTCGCGCGCGTGCTGGTGGTGGAGGACTCGGCCACGGCCACGGCCCACATCCGGCGCTCCCTTTCGCAACACGGCATTGACAGCGAAGCCATCAGCGATCCCCGCCTGCTGCTCGAAGCCACCGCCCGCTATCGGCCCGACCTGGTCCTCATGGACATGTACATGCCCTACTGCACGGGCGTCGAGGTGACCCGAGCCCTGCGCCAGTTGCGCGAATTCCAGGCCCTGCCTGTGGTGTATCTGTCGAGCGAGACCGACATCGTGCAGCAGGTCGAGGCCCTGCGCCTGGGGGGCGACCAGTTCCTCACCAAACCGGTCAACCCGGTGGTCCTCGCCGCCGTGGTCAAGACCAAGATCGAGCGCTACCGCGAAATGCTCCACTCCGGGCGCCACGACAGCCTGACCGGCCTCCTCAACCACACCGCCGCCAAGGCCCGCCTCGATGAACTGGTGCGCTCCGCCGGCGGCGAGCCGGTCACGGTGGCCATGATCGACATCGACCGTTTCAAGTCCATCAACGACACCTACGGCCACCCGGTGGGCGATCAGGTCATCCGCAGCCTGGCCTGGCTCCTGCGCGGGCGCCTGCGCAGCAGCGACCTCATCGGACGCTATGGCGGCGAGGAATTCATCCTCGCCCTGCCCGGAACCGACGGCGGACGAGCCAAGGCCCTGCTGGACCGCATTCGTGAAGATTTCTCCGAACTGCCGCTGGCCCACGGTAACGGCACCCTGCGCGCGACGTTCAGCTGTGGCCTGGCGTCCAAGGCCGACGCCGAAGATTCCGAATTGCTCATCACCGCCGCAGACGAAGCGCTGCTGGTCGCCAAGCGCTCGGGGCGCAATCTGGTGATCTCCGCCCTCCCTCGCCCGGTCGCCCGCGCCAAGATCTAG
- a CDS encoding glutamyl-tRNA reductase: MIFTLGINHHSAPLAIRERVAFHAEGLPKALAHLVSAKPVKEAAILSTCNRMELYCTTDAPAAAADWLAEYHRVERSRIEPYLYTFPQPEAVRHAFRVASGLDSMVIGEPQILGQMKDAVRVAEEAGTLGTQLHKLFQRSFAVAKEVRSTTAIGANIVSMAAAAVHLAERIFESMAQQRVLFIGAGEMIELCAAHFCAQKPRQVTIANRTVERGQALAQRFGGVAVRLDELAEILPQHDIVVSCTASPLPIIGLGMVERAVRARRHRPIFMVDLAVPRDIEVEVGELDDVFLYTVDDLAQVVESGLESRQAAVVQAEAIISSRVENFLSWLDSRDSVPVIRALRDNAERLRRHELEHAAKLLARGEAPDKVLEHLSHRLTNKFLHAPTQALNLAEGEERQDLQSAATRLFHLHREE, translated from the coding sequence GTGATCTTCACCCTCGGCATCAATCACCATTCGGCTCCGCTCGCCATCCGCGAGCGGGTGGCGTTTCACGCCGAGGGACTGCCCAAGGCTCTGGCCCATCTGGTGTCGGCCAAGCCGGTGAAGGAGGCCGCCATCCTGTCCACCTGCAACCGGATGGAGTTGTATTGCACGACCGATGCGCCCGCAGCGGCGGCGGACTGGCTGGCGGAATACCATCGCGTCGAGCGGTCGCGCATCGAGCCCTATCTGTATACCTTTCCGCAGCCGGAGGCCGTGCGCCACGCCTTCCGGGTGGCCAGCGGGCTGGATTCCATGGTGATCGGCGAGCCGCAGATCCTGGGGCAGATGAAGGACGCGGTGCGCGTCGCGGAAGAAGCAGGCACCCTCGGCACGCAGTTGCACAAGCTTTTTCAGCGCTCCTTTGCGGTGGCCAAGGAGGTACGCAGTACCACAGCCATCGGAGCCAATATCGTTTCCATGGCGGCGGCGGCGGTGCATCTGGCCGAGCGCATCTTCGAGTCGATGGCGCAGCAGCGGGTGCTGTTCATCGGGGCCGGGGAGATGATCGAACTGTGCGCGGCCCACTTCTGCGCCCAGAAGCCGCGCCAGGTGACCATCGCCAACCGTACCGTGGAGCGGGGACAGGCTTTGGCCCAGCGATTCGGCGGGGTGGCGGTCCGTCTCGACGAGTTGGCCGAAATCCTTCCCCAGCACGACATCGTCGTGTCCTGCACCGCCAGTCCGCTGCCCATCATCGGCCTGGGCATGGTCGAGCGGGCCGTGCGGGCGCGCCGGCATCGGCCCATCTTCATGGTCGATCTGGCGGTGCCGCGGGACATCGAGGTCGAGGTGGGCGAACTCGACGACGTGTTCCTCTACACCGTCGACGATCTGGCCCAGGTGGTGGAAAGCGGCCTGGAATCCCGCCAGGCGGCGGTCGTCCAGGCCGAGGCCATCATCAGCAGCCGGGTGGAGAATTTTCTTTCCTGGCTGGATTCCCGCGATTCCGTGCCGGTCATTCGCGCCCTGCGCGACAACGCAGAGCGCCTGCGCCGCCACGAGCTGGAACATGCCGCCAAGCTCCTGGCCCGGGGCGAAGCCCCCGACAAGGTGCTGGAACATCTCTCCCATCGTCTGACCAACAAGTTCCTGCACGCACCGACCCAGGCCCTCAATCTGGCCGAGGGCGAAGAGCGGCAGGACCTCCAGTCAGCCGCGACGCGCCTCTTTCACCTGCATCGGGAAGAGTAG